TCTACCAAGCTGATCCCAAGCAGAGTGCAAAAGCCTACCACTAAACCCGCCCCAAAGAGAAAAGCCAAGTTTGTGTTTTGACTTCTGTCTTGCCAATTGCCTTCTAATTGACCTTTTACAGGGAGGAGGAAACTAAGGGCGTGGCTATTTCTGCTAATGATTACTTCGCTGCCACAAAGAACAGCAAGCCTACAAACTCAGCAACACCCAAAAAGCCTGCTGCAAAGCCTGATATTCCCGTTCGATCAAGTCCCCGAGGAAAGCCTACTGCTTCGAAGCCCGCAGCAATAGCGAAGAATGATAAAGCTTCTGCCACACGAAAATCAACAACCTCTTACTCACGCCACAATGCCGATCAGGATTCTGATGCTtacatggatgatggggacgatgacgacgaagataTTTTTGCAGCTGATGCCAAGGGTGGAAGTAAGCGCAAGAACGACGACTACGAGGAGGACGAATCCGAGGACGAGGAACTTCCTAAGCCAAAGCGAATAGCGACTCGAGGCTGCTCATCCGccgtcaagaaggaagagaaggaagaacaagccaaACCTACAGCAAAAGGCAGAAAGCGAAAGGCTTTATCAGAAGACTCAGAagagtcagaagaagaggcccCACGCAAGAAAGCGGCTACAACTAAACCCAAAGCTGCAGCCAAACCTCGAGctccaagaaagaagaatgatgaccctgaagatgaagagatcaaggataTTCTCGATAACATTACTACCGTTCGTGCCCCTACACCACCACCCAAAGATGACAATGCCAAGTTCGATTGGCGAAAGAACGCATTCGGAGGCGGTAATGCATCTGCTCAGCCAGCTGCCGGTGCAGCTGACCTCCCCGAAGGCGCGGATGAATGCTTGACTGGCCTTAGTTTTGTCTTCACGGGTGTTTTACAGACCATTAGTCGTGATGAGGGGCAAGCTCTTGTCAAGAGGTATGGTGGTAAAGTCGTCGGTCAGCCGAGCAGCAAGACAAGTTTTGTGGTTTTGGGAGAAGACGCCGGGCCAAGTAAGCTGGCAAAGATCAAGTCTATCGGCATCAAGACAATTGACGAGAACGGACTTTTCGAACTGATCCGCAAACTTCCTGCATTTGGAGGTGGCGGCAAAGGAGCCCAGAAGgcccaggagaagaaaaaggccgaagaagacaaagtcaagaaaCAGGTTGCAGAGATGGAGGCCGAAGAGAAGGTTCGAAAGGCAGAGGCTGCGAAGGCCGCCAAAAAAGCGGCTGCCGCTGGAGGGCCTCCTGTGAAGGCTGCTACGGCACCCCCCGTTCAATTACTGACTTCAAAGTATGCACCCACACAGCTTGGCCATATTTGTGGCAATAAGGCTCAAGTCGAAAAGATCCAGAACTGGCTCAGAAACTGGCCAAAACACAAGAAATACAACTTTCAAAGAAGGGGTGCTGACGGGATGGGCGGCGAGcgcgccatcatcatctctggaCCCCCTGGAATCGGCAAGACAACCGCTGCTCACCTAGCTGCGAAGCTGGAGGGATATGACGTTTTGGAGAGCAATGCAAGCGATACTCgaagcaagaagctcgtcGAAAACGGAGTGAGTGATGTCATGAACAACACGTCGCTTCTCGGTTACTTTGCTGGCGACGGCAAAGATGTGGAtgcaaccaagaagaagattgttctcatcatggatgaggttgacgGTATGTCTGCGGGCGATCGAGGCGGTGTCGGTGCTTTGGCAAAGTTCTGCAAAAAAACACAGGTTCCCCTGATACTCATCTGTAATGAGCGAAGACTGcccaagatgaagcctttcGACCATGCAGCTTTCGACATCCGATTCAATCGCCCAACTGTGGATCAAGTTCGATCTCGCGTCATGACGATTTGCCACAGAGAAGGGCTCAAGCTTCCTGCTTCTGTGGTAGATGCTCTTATCGAGGGAAGCAACAAGGATATTCGACAGATCATCAATATGATTTCCACGGCAAAATTAGACCAGACAAGTATGGACTTCGACCAAAGCAAAGCCATGTCTAAGGCTTGGGAAAAGCACGTCATCCTTAAGCCGTGGGATATCTGCCAAAAGATGCTGGCAGGTGGATTGTTCACCCCCGCAAGCAAGTCAACACTTAATGATAAGATTGAGCTCTATTTCAACGACCACGAGTTCAGCTATCTCATGATACAAGAGAACTATCTCCGAACAAAACCTATGGCGTTAAATGGAAAGGGATATAACCAACGcgagctcaagctcaaagctctcGAACTGTTCGATAATGCAGCAGAGAGCATCAGCGACGGAGACCTTGTCGATCGTATGATCCACGGACCTCAGCAACATTGGAGCCTGATGCCCACACATGCTGTGTTTAGTACGGTCCGCCCCGCCAGTTTTATAGCAGGCCAGCTCATGGGCTCCAACTTCACGTCGTGGTTGGGCAACAACAGCAAGTACGGAAGATTGGGTAGGTCGATTCGAGAAGTTCACTCTCACATGCGCCTCAAATCTTCTGGCGATCATAACGAGATTCGCCAGCAGTACCTCCCTGTTCTTTGGACGCAGCTTGTAGATCGTCTACAGAAGCAGGGCAACGAGGCAGTG
This genomic interval from Fusarium verticillioides 7600 chromosome 1, whole genome shotgun sequence contains the following:
- a CDS encoding replication factor C subunit 1; protein product: MPSDIRSFFGPKGGGAPKPTPRKAEELAKSKRTKGRKVVEDSDDDEDEAVEVQKPTTKPAPKRKAKEEETKGVAISANDYFAATKNSKPTNSATPKKPAAKPDIPVRSSPRGKPTASKPAAIAKNDKASATRKSTTSYSRHNADQDSDAYMDDGDDDDEDIFAADAKGGSKRKNDDYEEDESEDEELPKPKRIATRGCSSAVKKEEKEEQAKPTAKGRKRKALSEDSEESEEEAPRKKAATTKPKAAAKPRAPRKKNDDPEDEEIKDILDNITTVRAPTPPPKDDNAKFDWRKNAFGGGNASAQPAAGAADLPEGADECLTGLSFVFTGVLQTISRDEGQALVKRYGGKVVGQPSSKTSFVVLGEDAGPSKLAKIKSIGIKTIDENGLFELIRKLPAFGGGGKGAQKAQEKKKAEEDKVKKQVAEMEAEEKVRKAEAAKAAKKAAAAGGPPVKAATAPPVQLLTSKYAPTQLGHICGNKAQVEKIQNWLRNWPKHKKYNFQRRGADGMGGERAIIISGPPGIGKTTAAHLAAKLEGYDVLESNASDTRSKKLVENGVSDVMNNTSLLGYFAGDGKDVDATKKKIVLIMDEVDGMSAGDRGGVGALAKFCKKTQVPLILICNERRLPKMKPFDHAAFDIRFNRPTVDQVRSRVMTICHREGLKLPASVVDALIEGSNKDIRQIINMISTAKLDQTSMDFDQSKAMSKAWEKHVILKPWDICQKMLAGGLFTPASKSTLNDKIELYFNDHEFSYLMIQENYLRTKPMALNGKGYNQRELKLKALELFDNAAESISDGDLVDRMIHGPQQHWSLMPTHAVFSTVRPASFIAGQLMGSNFTSWLGNNSKYGRLGRSIREVHSHMRLKSSGDHNEIRQQYLPVLWTQLVDRLQKQGNEAVSEVIDLMDSYYLTREDFDAVQELGVGPMDEEHVKIETKTKAAFTRTYNAMSHPVPFMKASNVVAPKAQPKEVPDLEEAVEDDDVEAVEAPEVDEEDDEIDFKKDKYIKKPKAKKVTKKAAKAAGDDEEEDEDKPKRGRTKAKATGAKAKGKK